A section of the Schistosoma haematobium chromosome ZW, whole genome shotgun sequence genome encodes:
- the ATG3 gene encoding E2-like enzyme (EggNog:ENOG410V96A~COG:U~BUSCO:EOG091G0H8F) — protein MDSVRQVVTRTALGLAEYVTPILRESKFRETGVITPEEFVAAGDFLVYHCPTWQWATGDKGTRPYLPKEKQYLITRSVPCYKRVKQMADHNEEFEEVLEEEDGDGGWVDTHHYATKSDNPEIENANEMTVLKSDDILNHQQTNTVSDCDEEEDEDMEAFLQSGMLDECDPAAVNARTKVLNTSSSNQKANCENNGILQLRTYDLYITYDKYYQTPRLWLYGYNEHHQPLTEAEMYEDFSQDHARKTVTTEAHPHLSGHMMPSIHPCRQADVMRKLIEAVADGGAELAVHQYLMIFLKFVQAVIPTIEYDYTRNFNLSSFA, from the coding sequence ATGGATTCAGTTAGACAAGTTGTTACACGTACTGCTCTTGGACTTGCCGAGTATGTAACACCTATACTAAGAGAGTCTAAATTCCGGGAAACAGGAGTCATCACTCCTGAAGAGTTTGTAGCAGCAGGGGACTTTTTAGTTTATCATTGTCCAACTTGGCAATGGGCAACTGGCGATAAAGGTACTCGTCCTTATCTTCCCAAAGAAAAACAGTATCTGATTACTCGCAGTGTACCTTGCTACAAAAGAGTGAAGCAGATGGCAGATCATAACGAAGAGTTTGAGGAAGTGTTAGAGGAAGAGGATGGTGATGGTGGTTGGGTAGACACACATCATTATGCGACTAAAAGTGACAATCCTGAGATCGAAAATGCAAATGAAATGACTGTTTTGAAATCGGATGATATATTGAATCATCAGCAAACTAACACAGTTTCCGATTGTGATGAAGAAGAGGATGAAGATATGGAAGCTTTCCTGCAGAGTGGTATGTTGGATGAATGCGATCCAGCAGCTGTTAATGCCCGTACAAAGGTACTCAATACATCAAGCTCAAACCAGAAGGCAAATTGTGAAAATAACGGAATTCTGCAATTAAGAACTTATGATCTGTATATCACCTACGATAAATATTATCAAACACCACGTTTATGGTTGTATGgttacaatgaacatcatcaACCGTTGACGGAAGCTGAGATGTATGAGGACTTCAGTCAGGATCACGCGAGGAAGACTGTCACGACTGAAGCACATCCACACTTGTCCGGTCACATGATGCCGTCGATTCACCCATGTCGACAGGCTGATGTAATGCGGAAATTAATTGAAGCTGTAGCTGATGGTGGGGCTGAATTAGCTGTTCATCAATATCTTATGATATTTCTAAAATTTGTCCAAGCTGTTATACCTACAATTGAATATGATTATACACGAAATTTCAATCTCTCTTCATTTGCTTAA
- the MRPL39_1 gene encoding 54S ribosomal protein L39, mitochondrial, variant 2 (EggNog:ENOG410WJM7~COG:J), giving the protein MWRQKLLLSVRLCSNLCMNKEVSEISRHRDCLQLWNEIKEQQVNLYLSPRVEKVIVTYRGFLGESTLEMTKGISTPLDCAKHLSEILVKESVIAMVNNNPWDMNRPLSCDCSLDFVQFKGPHYDPTVANNAFWQSCTLLLAATLETAFHQEHNVRVINLPLLNPKSGGFVCDISFNPGHQSLENWTPSPQELYALNTHIQRMAADDLSFEPLDVSIHSELLQKLFSDNPLRSQQISHVFNEHQDSSNTLQLDLSSNKDRFTERSTLPVYRVGKFVECFTNGPLIRSTGLIGKISISSFSRIGHLRGSSSNVVYRVQGVAIPSAFLTHFTTFHRLMEWSKLPNSEVDIYPDYVEPLP; this is encoded by the exons ATGTGGAGACAAAAATTGCTTCTCAGTGTTAGGTTATGTAGCAATCTTTGTATGAACAAAGAAGTGTCTGAAATTTCACGCCATCGTGATTGTTTACAGTTATGGAACGAAATTAAAGAACAACAAGTTAACCTTTACTTGTCACCACGTGTTGAGAAAGTCATAGTTACATATCGTGGATTTTTAGGGGAATCAACTTTGGAAATGACTAAAGGTATATCAACACCTCTAGATTGTGCAAAGCATTTGTCTGAGATCTTGGTCAAAGAAAGTGTTATTGCTATGGTTAACAATAATCCATGGGATATGAATCGGCCACTGTCATGTGATTGCTCACTTGATTTTGTGCAATTCAAG gGTCCTCATTATGATCCGACAGTTGCAAATAACGCATTTTGGCAATCATGTACACTCCTTCTAGCCGCCACTTTAGAAACAGCTTTTCATCAAGAACATAATGTTCGTGTAATCAATCTCCCTTTACTTAACCCAAAAAGTGGTGGATTCGTATgtgatatttcatttaatccAGGACATCAATCTTTAGAGAATTGGACGCCTTCACCTCAAGAATTATATGCATTAAATACACATATTCAACGGATGGCTGCGGACGACTTAAGTTTTGAACCTTTAGATGTATCAATTCACAGTGAACTACTTCAGAAGTTATTTTCTGACAATCCATTAAGATCACAGCAGATTAGTCATGTATTcaacgaacatcaagacagtagTAATACACTACAACTTGACTTATCTTCAAACAAGGATAGATTTACAGAAAGGTCCACCCTACCTGTATACCGAGTGGGGAAATTTGTTGAG TGTTTCACTAATGGCCCATTAATCCGATCAACTGGCCTTATTGGAAAAATATCCATCAGTTCATTTTCCCGAATAGGTCATCTTCGAGGATCTTCAAGTAACGTTGTCTATCGTGTTCAAGGTGTGGCTATTCCATCTGCATTCCTTACACATTTCACGACATTTCATCGTCTTATGGAATGGTCTAAATTACCGAATTCAGAAGTCGACATTTATCCAGATTACGTGGAACCTTTACCATGA
- the MRPL39_1 gene encoding 54S ribosomal protein L39, mitochondrial (EggNog:ENOG410WJM7~COG:J) has product MWRQKLLLSVRLCSNLCMNKEVSEISRHRDCLQLWNEIKEQQVNLYLSPRVEKVIVTYRGFLGESTLEMTKGISTPLDCAKHLSEILVKESVIAMVNNNPWDMNRPLSCDCSLDFVQFKGPHYDPTVANNAFWQSCTLLLAATLETAFHQEHNVRVINLPLLNPKSGGFVCDISFNPGHQSLENWTPSPQELYALNTHIQRMAADDLSFEPLDVSIHSELLQKLFSDNPLRSQQISHVFNEHQDSSNTLQLDLSSNKDRFTERSTLPVYRVGKFVEVPTSNSTYYHNIVLT; this is encoded by the exons ATGTGGAGACAAAAATTGCTTCTCAGTGTTAGGTTATGTAGCAATCTTTGTATGAACAAAGAAGTGTCTGAAATTTCACGCCATCGTGATTGTTTACAGTTATGGAACGAAATTAAAGAACAACAAGTTAACCTTTACTTGTCACCACGTGTTGAGAAAGTCATAGTTACATATCGTGGATTTTTAGGGGAATCAACTTTGGAAATGACTAAAGGTATATCAACACCTCTAGATTGTGCAAAGCATTTGTCTGAGATCTTGGTCAAAGAAAGTGTTATTGCTATGGTTAACAATAATCCATGGGATATGAATCGGCCACTGTCATGTGATTGCTCACTTGATTTTGTGCAATTCAAG gGTCCTCATTATGATCCGACAGTTGCAAATAACGCATTTTGGCAATCATGTACACTCCTTCTAGCCGCCACTTTAGAAACAGCTTTTCATCAAGAACATAATGTTCGTGTAATCAATCTCCCTTTACTTAACCCAAAAAGTGGTGGATTCGTATgtgatatttcatttaatccAGGACATCAATCTTTAGAGAATTGGACGCCTTCACCTCAAGAATTATATGCATTAAATACACATATTCAACGGATGGCTGCGGACGACTTAAGTTTTGAACCTTTAGATGTATCAATTCACAGTGAACTACTTCAGAAGTTATTTTCTGACAATCCATTAAGATCACAGCAGATTAGTCATGTATTcaacgaacatcaagacagtagTAATACACTACAACTTGACTTATCTTCAAACAAGGATAGATTTACAGAAAGGTCCACCCTACCTGTATACCGAGTGGGGAAATTTGTTGAGGTACCGACATCAAACTCTACCTATTATCATAACATTGTATTGACATAA